In the Candidatus Poribacteria bacterium genome, one interval contains:
- a CDS encoding pyridoxal phosphate-dependent aminotransferase: protein MRKAGIDVISFGAGEPDFDTPLPIKEAAIESIRSGFTKYTPSSGINELKEAVVEKLRRENGLDYSPSQVIISCGAKHSIYNILMAICDPGDEVIIGAPYWVSYPEMVRLAGGTPVIVQTSSQTGYCMIPDDVRKRISSKTKAIILNSPANPTGTVYPEELLRGISELAVEADFYIISDEIYEKLIYDGLKHVSVAALDETFKERTILVNGVSKSYAMTGWRIGYAAGPEEVISAMSRIQSHSTSNPTSISQAAALAALGGDQDEVERMRKVFEKRRDLICSKLDEIEGISYVRPQGAFYVFPNVSFYFGKRLNGKIINGSLDFADAMLESANVALVPGMAFGDDGCVRLSFATSEETIEEGLDRIKRALDEVEG, encoded by the coding sequence ATGAGAAAGGCAGGGATAGACGTTATCAGTTTCGGCGCCGGAGAACCGGATTTCGACACCCCCCTCCCGATAAAGGAGGCGGCGATCGAGTCGATAAGATCGGGATTCACGAAATATACCCCTAGCTCCGGAATCAACGAGCTCAAAGAGGCTGTGGTCGAAAAGCTCAGGCGTGAGAACGGACTCGATTATTCGCCCTCCCAGGTGATCATCTCCTGTGGTGCCAAACACTCGATCTACAACATCCTCATGGCCATATGCGATCCCGGCGACGAGGTCATAATCGGCGCGCCATACTGGGTAAGCTACCCGGAGATGGTAAGATTGGCAGGCGGAACCCCCGTGATCGTCCAAACATCGTCTCAAACCGGATATTGCATGATTCCGGATGATGTGCGTAAGAGGATCTCCTCGAAAACCAAGGCCATCATTCTCAACTCACCTGCTAACCCGACCGGAACCGTTTATCCGGAAGAGCTCCTGAGGGGAATCAGCGAGCTGGCGGTCGAAGCCGATTTTTACATTATATCAGATGAGATCTATGAAAAGCTGATATATGATGGGTTAAAGCACGTAAGCGTGGCAGCTCTGGATGAGACCTTCAAAGAACGGACGATCCTCGTGAACGGTGTCTCCAAGTCGTACGCTATGACCGGCTGGAGGATAGGATATGCCGCCGGTCCTGAAGAGGTGATCAGCGCCATGAGCAGAATACAAAGCCACAGCACCTCTAACCCAACCTCTATCTCGCAGGCGGCTGCTCTGGCGGCGTTGGGAGGGGACCAGGACGAGGTTGAGAGGATGCGAAAGGTTTTCGAAAAACGGCGTGATCTGATCTGCTCGAAGCTGGATGAGATAGAGGGGATCAGCTATGTCAGACCCCAAGGCGCCTTTTATGTCTTCCCGAACGTCTCGTTCTATTTCGGGAAGAGATTGAATGGTAAGATCATAAACGGATCGCTCGATTTCGCCGATGCGATGCTCGAGTCGGCCAATGTGGCCCTTGTGCCCGGAATGGCTTTCGGCGACGATGGATGCGTCAGGCTCTCCTTCGCCACTTCGGAGGAGACGATCGAAGAGGGGCTTGACAGGATAAAAAGGGCTCTGGACGAGGTGGAAGGGTGA
- the ndk gene encoding nucleoside-diphosphate kinase codes for MIERTLILVKPDGVRRGLVGEVISRFERKGFRIVGLKMLKLSRQKAEELYEPHRGREFFEGLIRFMTSGPIVAMAIEGESAISIARTMIGATSPTEAKPGTIRGDFSLDTRENVVHASDSPRSAERELEVIFSPEEIC; via the coding sequence GTGATCGAGAGAACGCTGATACTGGTGAAACCGGACGGCGTCAGACGCGGTCTGGTTGGTGAGGTGATATCCAGGTTCGAACGCAAAGGATTTAGGATCGTCGGATTGAAGATGCTCAAGCTTTCACGCCAGAAGGCCGAAGAACTTTATGAACCCCATCGAGGGAGGGAATTCTTTGAGGGATTGATCCGGTTTATGACCTCAGGGCCGATCGTCGCCATGGCGATAGAGGGCGAATCGGCGATCTCGATCGCCAGGACGATGATCGGTGCCACAAGCCCAACTGAGGCCAAACCCGGAACGATTCGGGGTGATTTCTCGCTTGACACCAGGGAAAATGTCGTTCATGCATCCGATTCGCCCCGAAGCGCCGAAAGGGAGTTGGAGGTGATCTTCTCGCCGGAGGAGATATGCTGA
- a CDS encoding DUF1015 family protein, with product MLEIRPFRGVLYDTSRVRIEEVVTPPYDVISDREKEFYKSLNPYNMVYLLLEPDYPKAAERFRRWLREGVLRQDDRPAIYIYRQEFPHGGRKIARLGFIARMRIADGDELMPHENTFEG from the coding sequence ATGCTGGAGATCAGGCCGTTCAGAGGCGTGCTTTATGACACGTCACGGGTGAGGATCGAGGAGGTGGTTACCCCGCCGTATGATGTGATCTCGGATCGAGAGAAGGAGTTTTATAAAAGCTTAAACCCATATAACATGGTCTACCTGCTGCTCGAGCCCGATTATCCCAAAGCGGCGGAGAGGTTCCGCAGATGGTTGAGGGAAGGAGTTTTGAGGCAGGATGATCGGCCGGCGATATATATATATCGCCAGGAGTTCCCGCATGGCGGACGGAAGATCGCCAGGCTTGGGTTCATCGCCAGAATGAGAATAGCCGATGGGGATGAGCTCATGCCACACGAGAACACCTTCGAAGGG
- a CDS encoding VWA domain-containing protein: MPFRFAQPSLLWLIIPTLIIGIGIGVRDLFRLRRVRCVVPISIRLRILKLSLLICSLLLIILSLARPQYGLKSGIVEVPSMELIIGLDVSASMSSEDVQPDRFSRAKEEAFSLLRRISGDRVGVILFAGRAFPICPVTEDLEAARLAVDSAHIDMVPAPGTKFTPLIEESISSFSPERDTPKCLVIISDGEAHEEIDEILKAARKARDEGIRIFCIGIGTVQGAVLPEKGVISKLNTRVLEGVSKATGGIWATTVEDIWPQIASIGRGRAKRRVIRYAERFQYAALPAFILLAVEVLL, encoded by the coding sequence TTGCCGTTTAGGTTCGCCCAACCCTCTCTCCTGTGGCTTATCATACCCACCCTGATAATCGGCATTGGCATAGGAGTTCGGGATCTGTTCCGGCTGAGGAGAGTCAGATGCGTTGTCCCGATCTCGATCAGGTTGCGGATCTTGAAGCTCTCCCTGCTTATCTGCTCGCTCCTGTTGATCATATTATCCCTGGCTAGACCGCAATACGGCCTCAAATCGGGGATCGTTGAGGTTCCATCGATGGAGCTTATCATCGGCTTAGATGTTTCGGCCAGCATGTCCAGTGAGGATGTTCAACCTGATAGGTTCAGCAGGGCGAAGGAGGAGGCTTTCTCACTGCTGAGGAGGATTTCCGGCGATCGGGTTGGTGTCATACTGTTTGCGGGCCGGGCTTTCCCCATCTGTCCCGTAACTGAGGATCTGGAGGCGGCGCGATTAGCTGTAGATTCCGCCCATATAGATATGGTCCCAGCGCCCGGCACGAAGTTTACCCCGCTCATCGAGGAATCCATCAGCTCGTTCTCCCCTGAGAGGGATACCCCCAAATGTCTGGTGATTATAAGCGATGGAGAGGCTCATGAGGAGATAGATGAGATCCTGAAAGCCGCTCGAAAAGCCCGCGATGAGGGTATCAGGATATTTTGCATCGGAATCGGAACCGTCCAAGGGGCGGTTCTCCCCGAAAAAGGGGTCATCTCCAAGCTCAACACAAGAGTGTTGGAGGGAGTATCCAAAGCTACAGGGGGTATCTGGGCGACAACGGTCGAAGACATCTGGCCTCAGATCGCATCGATCGGTAGAGGAAGGGCTAAAAGGAGGGTTATCAGATATGCGGAGAGATTCCAGTATGCTGCCCTGCCGGCGTTTATCCTTTTAGCGGTGGAGGTACTGTTATGA